From Halalkalibaculum roseum, the proteins below share one genomic window:
- the rpsL gene encoding 30S ribosomal protein S12, which produces MPTIQQLIRKGRKSKKSKTTAPALEGCPQKRGVCVRVYTTTPKKPNSALRKVARVRLTNGMEVTAYIPGEGHNLQEHSIVLIRGGRVKDLPGVRYHIVRGTLDTAGVDDRKQGRSLYGTKKPK; this is translated from the coding sequence GTGCCTACAATACAACAACTTATTAGAAAAGGTAGAAAAAGTAAGAAGAGCAAAACAACTGCTCCTGCTTTGGAAGGATGCCCACAGAAGCGTGGCGTTTGCGTCCGTGTTTACACCACAACTCCAAAGAAGCCGAACTCCGCATTGCGTAAGGTTGCTCGTGTTCGTCTGACTAACGGAATGGAAGTTACTGCTTACATCCCCGGTGAAGGTCACAATCTTCAGGAACACAGTATCGTATTGATTCGTGGCGGTCGTGTCAAAGACTTGCCCGGTGTTCGTTACCATATTGTACGTGGAACTCTTGATACGGCAGGCGTTGACGATCGTAAGCAAGGTCGTAGCCTTTACGGTACCAAGAAGCCTAAGTAA
- the rpsG gene encoding 30S ribosomal protein S7 — protein MRRKTADKRDVQPDPVFGDKLVTRFVNNLMRDGKKNVARKILYQAFEIIEEKTGEDGMEVFKNAMSNVSPVVEVRSRRVGGSTYQVPVEVRPDRSTALGMRWIIKASSSRNDKSMARRLSRELMDASNNEGGAVRKKDEVHRMAEANKAFAHFRF, from the coding sequence ATGAGAAGAAAAACAGCAGATAAACGTGATGTACAACCGGATCCCGTATTTGGGGATAAGCTGGTTACCCGTTTCGTGAACAACCTGATGAGAGACGGAAAGAAAAACGTTGCAAGAAAGATATTGTATCAAGCATTTGAAATTATTGAAGAGAAGACCGGTGAAGACGGCATGGAAGTTTTCAAAAACGCCATGAGTAATGTTTCTCCGGTAGTAGAGGTTCGTTCACGACGAGTCGGCGGCTCTACTTATCAGGTGCCCGTTGAAGTTAGGCCTGACAGAAGCACGGCACTGGGCATGCGCTGGATCATTAAGGCATCTTCCAGCAGAAACGACAAGTCAATGGCCCGAAGACTTTCCAGGGAATTGATGGATGCATCCAATAACGAAGGCGGTGCGGTTAGAAAGAAAGATGAAGTTCACCGCATGGCTGAAGCAAACAAGGCGTTTGCTCACTTTAGATTTTAA